The Desulfarculaceae bacterium DNA window GCTCGCGCCAGGCGGCGTTGCCCACCAGGGTCAGGCGGTGGTTCGCATAGGCCGGGTCGCGGCGTATCTCGGCGATGAAGTCGCGGAAGAGCACGTAGTCGCCGATCAGGTCCAGGCGGATCAGCAAAAGGGTGCGCTCCCGCACGCGGCCCCGCGGCCCGAGCAGCAGGTTGATCAGGCGATAAGCCAAAACCTTGGCGAGTCCTTTGAGCTTGGCCGTCATGGGATGGACCTTGGGCAACGGGTGTAGCGGGAGCGAGGGGGGCTGCCCCAACATAGCACCGCCGCAACGGGCCTGCCAGTGCCAGGGGCGACGCTTTGCCGTGCCTCGCGGCTTTGAAAACCAATCGCCAGGGCTGCCCGCTTATTTCTTCTCCCCCACCACCCCTCGCCGGGGTCGCCTCGGGGCCGGCATCTCCGCGCATCGCCCAAGCGCATCTCCCGCCCACCCACCAAAATGAAAAAGCGGACCTGCGTCCGCTTGCCCCGGTCCGCGAGGTCGCTCCGCTAGCGAGCACCTCGCCTTGGCAACCACTGTTATGCCGGCCCTGGGTGATCCCGGCAAAAAAACCGCCCTCTTTCTCTGCCCCTTGTCTCCCTCTTCCTTTTTTCAGTTTAGGTACTGTTGGGTTTCGCTCTGCTCTACCCAACCTACACTGTGGCTGTAAGCAGCAAACGGGACGCCCCGGCTGGAGCGTCCCGTTTTATTTATTCAAAGAAACGGACTCTTAATCCGTAGGTTGCCTGTGGCTTAGAGCAGGCTCCCGATCACCATCTTCTGCACCTGGCTGGTGCCCTCGTAGATCTGGGTGATCTTGGCGTCGCGCATCATGCGCTCCACCGGGTACTCGCGGGTGAAGCCGTAGCCGCCCAAGACCTGCACCGCGTCGGTGGTCACCTTCATGGCGGTCTCGGCCGCGATCAGCTTGCTGATGGCCGACATGCGCATGGCCTCCACCGGCACCCGGCTAAGATCCTTGGGCACCTGCTCGAACATGGCGCAGGTCTTGTAGACCGTCTGGCGGGCCGCCTCCACCGAGGCGTCCATGTCGGCCAGCATCCAGTTGAGGCCCTGGTTCTTGATGATCGCCTTGCCGAACTGCACCCGCTCCTTGGCGTAGCCCACCGCGAAGTCCAAGGCCCCCTGGGCAATGCCCAGGGCCTGGGCCGCCACGCAGGGCCGCGTGAAGTCCAGGGTCTTCATAAGAATATGGAAGCCGTCGCCCTCGTTGCCCAAGAGGTTCTCGGCCGGCACCTCGCAGTCCTCCAGGATCACCTCGCAGGTGGTGGAGGCCCGGATTCCCATCTTGTGCTCCTTCTTGCCGATGGAAAGGCCCGGCGTGCCCTTTTCCACCACGATGATGCTCTGGCCGCCCTTGTGGGCCGCCTTTTCCGGGTCGGTGCTGGCCGCGATGCAGATGTAGTCGGCCACGTCGGCGTGGGTGATGAACATCTTGGTGCCGTTGATGATGTACTTGTCGCCCTTTTTCACCGCCTTGGTGCGCAGGCCCGCCACGTCGGAGCCCGCGCCGGGCTCGGTGAGCCCGAAGGCCACCAGGCTCTCGCCCGAGGCGATGGCCGGGAACCACTTCTCCTTCTGGGCCTCGTTGGCCCCCAGCATCATGGGCATGGAGCCCAGCTCGTGCACCAGAAGGATCACCGAGGAGCTGGCGCAGACCTTGGCCACTTCCTCCACCGCCAAGGCAAAGGCCAACAGGCCCATCTGAGCCCCGCCGAACTTTTCCTTGAAGTCGCAGGCGAACAGGCCGTTCTCCTTGAAGACCTCCACCACGTCCCAGGGGAACTCCTCTTTCTCGTCACGCTCCGCCGCGCCGGGAGCCACCTGCTCCTGAGCCAGGCGCCGCACCGTGTCCCGCAGCATGATTTGCTCTTCAGTCAGTCCGTACTGCATTTCGCTCTCCTAGGTTAGGCTGGCCGGGGGACCCCTTTTTTGAAAAAAAGGGGTCCCCCGGACCCCCTACCAAAAAACTTTACGCATTATTCCCGCCCCTGCCCGGCTGCCGCCGGTCAGCCACGGGAATAATGCGGCCTGTTTGGGGTCACTCATTGTGTTTCAAACCCCGGGTTGCCTTGGCTGGGCAGAGCGCGCCAGCGATATGCCCAGCCAGGGCAACCCAGCAAGTTTTTTGAAGGGGGGTGTGGGGGGAAACTTTTTTTCAAAAAAGTTTCCCCCCGCTTCTCCCTCTTACTCGTTCTCCACCAGCATGGACATGCCCATGCCGCCGCCCACGCACAGGGTGGCCAGGCCCAGTCCCAGGTTGCGCCGCTTCATCTCGCCCAAGAGGCTGATGACGATGCGGGCCCCGGTGCAGCCCACCGGATGGCCCAGGCCCACGCCGGAGCCGTTGACGTTGGTGATCTCGCGGTTGAGGTCCAGGCCGCGCTCGCAGGCCAGGTACTGGGCCGCGAAGGCCTCGTTGAGCTCGATTAGCTCGATGTCCTTGAGCTCCACCCCGGTTTTCTTGAGTAGCTTCTGGGTGGCGGGCACCGGTCCCCAGCCCATGATCTCGGGCGGGCAGCCGGCCGCGGCGAAGGAATGGATCTTGGCCAGGGGCTTGAGGCCCAGGGTCTCAGCCTTTTCGCGGCTGGCCACGATGCAGATCGCCGCGCCGTCGTTGAGGCCCGAGGCGTTGCCCGCGGTCACGGTGCCGTCCTTGGCAAAGGCGGGTTTCAGGCGCTCCAGATCGGCCATGGTCAGGCCCATGCGCACGTGCTCGTCGGTGTCGAAGATCTTGGGGTCGCCCTTGCGCTGGGGCACCGCGATGGGCACGATCTCCTCGGCGAACTTGCCGCTGGTGATGGCCGCCTCGGCGTTGTTGTGGCTCCTGAGGGCCACCACGTCCTGGTCCTCGCGGGAAATTTCATACTTGCGGGCCAGGTTCTCGGCGGTCTGGCCCATGATGTAGCCCGGAGGGTCGAGCAGGGGGGAGCCGGAGTGCAGCATCTCCCACATGGAGTCTTGCAGGCCCTTGTGGGTCA harbors:
- a CDS encoding acyl-CoA dehydrogenase family protein; this translates as MQYGLTEEQIMLRDTVRRLAQEQVAPGAAERDEKEEFPWDVVEVFKENGLFACDFKEKFGGAQMGLLAFALAVEEVAKVCASSSVILLVHELGSMPMMLGANEAQKEKWFPAIASGESLVAFGLTEPGAGSDVAGLRTKAVKKGDKYIINGTKMFITHADVADYICIAASTDPEKAAHKGGQSIIVVEKGTPGLSIGKKEHKMGIRASTTCEVILEDCEVPAENLLGNEGDGFHILMKTLDFTRPCVAAQALGIAQGALDFAVGYAKERVQFGKAIIKNQGLNWMLADMDASVEAARQTVYKTCAMFEQVPKDLSRVPVEAMRMSAISKLIAAETAMKVTTDAVQVLGGYGFTREYPVERMMRDAKITQIYEGTSQVQKMVIGSLL
- a CDS encoding thiolase family protein, which encodes MKDKRDAVIVAMGRSAIGDFGGSLVGLKAHALGAQVITAVLDQCKVDPALFDDVIMGDCVQAPCEANTARTAMLKAGLPVDVPAVTIQRQCSSAMQALAMASTYIKAGEYDLVLAGGVESMSNAPYVSYDTRWGARLTHKGLQDSMWEMLHSGSPLLDPPGYIMGQTAENLARKYEISREDQDVVALRSHNNAEAAITSGKFAEEIVPIAVPQRKGDPKIFDTDEHVRMGLTMADLERLKPAFAKDGTVTAGNASGLNDGAAICIVASREKAETLGLKPLAKIHSFAAAGCPPEIMGWGPVPATQKLLKKTGVELKDIELIELNEAFAAQYLACERGLDLNREITNVNGSGVGLGHPVGCTGARIVISLLGEMKRRNLGLGLATLCVGGGMGMSMLVENE